From the genome of Phreatobacter cathodiphilus, one region includes:
- a CDS encoding alpha/beta fold hydrolase: MIPVTFNGLMGKLHLPEADRRSGLGVVIVPPHGVEALAATKTLRRLAEALAAAGHAALRFDLPGTADSLGADADPERLAAWVAATREAAVVLGRHAGVDGIVFSGLRFGATLAALAAEGADNLAGIVLLDPVVKGRLYARELALTARALAEAARLDPDATATEAGLSIAGLTTTSSTLEAMRGIDLARLAPPEAPVLLLTRKGAADGRQLAAAWSTAPITAAEAQGFEAISLSPTMAATPAGILTDAVAWMDQLPIRPARPAVPALPARLAGPHFTEEALTFGEGRRLFGVVCDPATAAPGRPVVLIVNAGRNSHVGWARSGVQLARELAAQGIASLRMDLAGIGDGRDRPDGDDSLDSVLYNRANDAQVRDAVDLLVARGHGDVTMLGACSGAYLALHQAARDERIAGLVLVNIQRFVWRPGETVEEAIASAYPLAASYAGKVFEARAWRRLLSGERKLGPLIRAFSRRAADRIRALRPTEETRRARDIMRRLADRRIPVDIIFSENDAGLGDLALHFGSGGRWLTGRDNVRLTILPRSDHDLTPPAARQTLVAHAAATARRGRIPS; this comes from the coding sequence ATGATCCCCGTCACGTTCAACGGCCTGATGGGCAAGCTGCACCTGCCGGAGGCTGACCGCCGCTCCGGGCTCGGCGTCGTCATCGTCCCCCCGCACGGGGTGGAGGCGCTGGCGGCGACCAAGACGCTGCGGCGTCTCGCGGAGGCGCTCGCCGCGGCCGGCCACGCGGCCTTGCGTTTCGACCTGCCGGGCACGGCCGATTCGCTCGGCGCCGACGCCGATCCCGAGCGCCTCGCCGCCTGGGTCGCGGCGACGCGCGAGGCTGCCGTCGTCCTCGGACGGCATGCGGGGGTCGACGGCATCGTCTTCTCCGGGCTCCGGTTCGGCGCCACCCTCGCCGCGCTGGCAGCCGAGGGAGCCGACAACCTCGCCGGCATCGTCCTGCTCGATCCCGTGGTGAAGGGGCGGCTCTACGCCCGTGAGCTCGCACTGACGGCACGGGCGCTCGCCGAGGCGGCGCGGCTCGATCCCGACGCCACGGCTACCGAGGCGGGGCTGTCCATCGCCGGCCTGACCACCACGTCGTCCACGCTGGAGGCGATGCGGGGGATCGACCTCGCCCGCCTCGCCCCGCCCGAGGCTCCGGTCCTTTTGCTCACGCGCAAAGGCGCGGCGGACGGACGCCAGCTCGCCGCCGCCTGGAGCACGGCTCCGATCACCGCGGCGGAGGCGCAGGGCTTCGAGGCGATTTCGCTCAGCCCGACCATGGCGGCGACACCCGCCGGCATCCTCACCGACGCCGTGGCCTGGATGGACCAGCTCCCCATCCGGCCCGCCCGTCCAGCCGTGCCGGCGCTACCGGCCCGCCTCGCCGGCCCCCATTTCACCGAGGAAGCGCTGACCTTCGGCGAGGGGCGCCGGCTGTTCGGCGTCGTCTGTGACCCGGCCACGGCCGCGCCGGGCCGCCCGGTCGTGCTGATCGTCAATGCCGGGCGCAACTCCCATGTCGGCTGGGCCCGTTCGGGCGTCCAGCTCGCCCGCGAACTCGCGGCCCAGGGCATCGCCTCGCTGCGCATGGACCTCGCCGGGATCGGCGACGGGCGGGATCGTCCCGACGGCGATGACAGCCTCGACAGCGTCCTCTACAACCGCGCCAACGACGCCCAGGTGCGGGACGCGGTCGACCTCCTCGTCGCCCGCGGGCATGGCGACGTGACCATGCTCGGCGCTTGCAGCGGCGCCTATCTCGCGCTGCACCAGGCGGCGCGCGACGAGCGGATCGCCGGGCTCGTCCTGGTCAATATCCAGCGCTTCGTCTGGCGTCCCGGCGAGACGGTCGAGGAAGCCATCGCCTCCGCCTATCCGCTGGCGGCGAGCTATGCCGGCAAGGTTTTCGAGGCCCGCGCCTGGCGGCGGCTGCTGAGCGGCGAGCGGAAGCTCGGACCGCTGATCCGCGCCTTCAGCCGGCGCGCCGCCGACCGGATCCGGGCGCTGCGCCCGACCGAGGAGACGCGCCGGGCGCGGGACATCATGCGGCGGCTCGCCGACCGGCGCATCCCCGTCGACATCATCTTCAGCGAGAACGATGCCGGGCTCGGCGATCTCGCCCTGCATTTCGGCTCGGGCGGGCGCTGGCTCACCGGGCGCGACAACGTGCGGCTGACCATCCTGCCGCGGTCGGACCACGACCTGACGCCGCCGGCCGCACGCCAGACGCTGGTCGCGCATGCGGCGGCAACCGCCCGGCGCGGCCGAATCCCGTCGTGA
- a CDS encoding glycoside hydrolase family 2 protein, which translates to MGPIRSDTDDRIVPLDAGWTMAVLDPGTAETPAEAEARGDWIDAPVPGTAEAALIAAGRLSPGSPSGLHDRDVWYRCAFTAEGPATLRFEGLTGPAEVFLDGAPILGATSMFLAQSHQFAASGRHRLAVRFAALNPLLASAKGPRQRWRPQMIQPGALRLVRTTPLGHMPGWSPAVAVVGPWQPVDLVLRGAGPRVDDLTLSARLDAGDGILDLAVRFGRPPDQPVEVLCGGHAQVLHPGEDGLHAGRMVLPDVAPWWPHTHGAPALHPVQVRIGSRLIDCGSVGFRSLALDRGPDGKGFGLVVNGEPVFCRGASWMPPDPASPGGADPRQLLALAREAGMNMIRLSGTTTPESRAFHEACDALGILVWHDLPFANFDYPGDETFRATAEAEARALLGRLRGSPSLAVVCGGSEIAQQATMLGLTPGQAALPLFEEALAAVAAKAAPQAIYVPHSPWGGPLPFVTDEGVTHYFGVGAYRRPVEDARRADVRFASECLAFAAVPAPATLAAEGLAAPMGERWKDGVPRDAGASWDFEDVRDHYVAALFGVDPQTLRTSEPERYLALGRAAPAQLMEEVFAEWRRAGSRCAGGLVWFLNDMKPGAGWGVIDRLGRPKTTWHALKRAFRPLHLGLTDEGLNGLGVHLVNETAREKRVRLTLATYGEGVHPLVRAERELVLSPRSADSLSSFTLAGRFFDLAHAYRFGPLAHDATLARLLDAETGELLAEASHFVPGRAAEPRDIGLTVRPVIRDGAPAVSITTERLARFVTIDDRACRPADEGFTLAPGETRIVALIARTREAAPGGTVAALNSHPVPYEFAA; encoded by the coding sequence ATGGGTCCGATCCGCAGCGACACGGACGACCGGATCGTCCCGCTCGACGCGGGCTGGACCATGGCCGTCCTCGATCCGGGCACAGCGGAGACACCGGCGGAGGCCGAGGCGCGCGGTGACTGGATCGACGCGCCCGTCCCCGGCACGGCGGAAGCGGCGCTGATCGCAGCCGGACGTCTGTCACCCGGGTCGCCCTCGGGCCTCCACGACCGCGACGTCTGGTACCGCTGCGCCTTCACCGCTGAAGGCCCGGCGACGCTGCGCTTCGAGGGCCTTACCGGTCCGGCCGAGGTCTTCCTCGACGGGGCGCCCATCCTCGGCGCCACGTCGATGTTCCTCGCGCAATCCCACCAGTTCGCGGCATCCGGCCGTCACCGGCTCGCCGTCCGCTTCGCCGCGCTCAACCCGCTCCTCGCCTCGGCCAAGGGGCCGCGCCAGCGCTGGCGGCCGCAGATGATTCAGCCGGGCGCGCTCCGGCTCGTCCGCACCACGCCGCTCGGCCATATGCCGGGCTGGTCGCCCGCGGTCGCGGTGGTGGGGCCGTGGCAGCCAGTCGATCTGGTGCTGCGTGGCGCCGGGCCGCGCGTCGATGACCTCACCCTCTCCGCCCGCCTCGATGCGGGCGACGGCATTCTCGACCTCGCCGTCCGCTTCGGCAGGCCGCCGGACCAGCCCGTCGAGGTCCTGTGCGGCGGCCATGCCCAGGTGCTTCACCCCGGCGAGGACGGCCTCCATGCCGGCCGCATGGTTCTCCCGGATGTCGCGCCCTGGTGGCCGCACACCCACGGCGCGCCGGCGCTCCATCCGGTGCAGGTGAGGATCGGGTCCCGCCTGATCGATTGCGGCTCCGTCGGCTTCCGCTCCCTCGCCCTCGACCGCGGCCCCGACGGCAAGGGTTTCGGCCTCGTCGTCAACGGCGAGCCGGTGTTCTGCCGCGGCGCCTCCTGGATGCCGCCGGATCCGGCTTCGCCGGGCGGCGCCGATCCACGGCAGCTGCTGGCGCTCGCCCGCGAGGCCGGCATGAACATGATCCGCCTCTCCGGCACCACCACGCCCGAGAGCCGCGCCTTCCACGAGGCCTGCGACGCCCTCGGCATCCTCGTCTGGCACGACCTGCCCTTCGCCAATTTCGACTATCCGGGCGACGAGACCTTCCGCGCGACGGCCGAGGCCGAGGCGCGCGCGCTGCTCGGCCGGCTCCGGGGCTCGCCGTCGCTGGCGGTGGTCTGCGGGGGCAGCGAGATCGCCCAGCAGGCGACCATGCTCGGCCTGACGCCGGGCCAGGCGGCCCTGCCGCTGTTCGAGGAGGCTCTGGCTGCGGTGGCGGCCAAGGCCGCGCCGCAGGCGATCTACGTCCCGCACTCCCCCTGGGGCGGCCCCCTGCCCTTCGTCACCGACGAGGGCGTCACCCATTATTTCGGCGTCGGCGCCTATCGCCGCCCGGTCGAGGACGCGCGCCGCGCCGACGTGCGCTTCGCCTCCGAATGCCTCGCCTTCGCCGCCGTTCCCGCGCCCGCGACGCTGGCGGCGGAAGGCCTCGCCGCGCCCATGGGCGAACGCTGGAAGGACGGCGTGCCGCGTGACGCCGGGGCCTCCTGGGATTTCGAGGACGTGCGCGACCACTATGTCGCCGCCCTCTTCGGCGTCGACCCGCAGACGCTGCGCACGAGCGAGCCGGAGCGTTATCTCGCCCTCGGCCGGGCGGCCCCCGCCCAGCTCATGGAGGAGGTCTTCGCCGAATGGCGGCGGGCGGGCTCACGCTGCGCCGGCGGCCTCGTCTGGTTCCTGAACGACATGAAGCCCGGCGCCGGCTGGGGCGTGATCGACCGGCTGGGCCGGCCGAAGACCACCTGGCATGCCCTCAAGCGGGCCTTCCGGCCGCTCCATCTCGGACTCACCGACGAGGGGCTGAACGGGCTCGGCGTCCATCTCGTCAACGAGACGGCGCGGGAGAAGCGGGTGCGCCTGACCCTCGCGACCTATGGCGAGGGCGTCCACCCGCTCGTCCGGGCCGAGCGCGAGCTGGTCCTCTCGCCGCGCTCCGCCGACAGCCTTTCGAGTTTCACCCTCGCCGGCCGATTCTTCGACCTGGCCCACGCCTACCGTTTCGGCCCCCTCGCCCATGATGCGACGCTGGCGCGGCTCCTTGACGCCGAGACCGGCGAGCTGCTGGCGGAGGCGAGCCATTTCGTCCCCGGCCGGGCGGCCGAGCCGCGGGATATCGGCCTGACCGTGCGACCGGTGATCCGGGACGGCGCCCCCGCCGTTTCCATCACGACGGAGCGGCTCGCCCGCTTCGTCACAATCGACGATCGGGCTTGCCGCCCCGCCGACGAGGGTTTCACCCTCGCGCCGGGAGAGACGCGCATCGTCGCCCTCATCGCCCGAACCCGCGAGGCCGCACCGGGCGGCACCGTCGCCGCCCTCAACAGCCATCCCGTCCCTTACGAGTTCGCAGCATGA
- a CDS encoding DUF1839 family protein has product MAAVFPELSAATYRRHGLHDAGRAWPETNCHTDLFIELLSTLGREPAAGLGMTLAQDFEGDQFTFFKIPNGDLDTLFGLDLQELSIYRPLVDHLEEQVARGRLVLVEVDAHFLPDTRGVTYRTDHSKTTIAVNSFDRAASRLGYFHNAGYFEMEGEDVEHLLGFGAVATPILPPYTEFVKVAGPGLSGRALRDAALARLGGHWARRPERNPVISYRDALQRHLDWLAGEPPCSFHPYAFNTARQFGANIALLGDHLAWLAGQGVGGLDRAVALCEAMSNGMKTFQFLLARALARKKTEALAAALDETADRYDALMAELAAALRFPVAETRTLVRAAS; this is encoded by the coding sequence ATGGCGGCGGTGTTTCCTGAGCTCTCGGCGGCGACCTACCGGCGCCACGGCCTGCACGATGCGGGTCGGGCCTGGCCGGAGACCAACTGCCACACGGATCTCTTCATCGAACTGCTCTCGACCCTCGGCCGCGAACCCGCGGCCGGCCTCGGCATGACGCTCGCCCAGGACTTCGAGGGAGACCAGTTCACCTTCTTCAAGATCCCCAACGGCGATCTCGACACCCTGTTCGGCCTCGACCTCCAGGAACTGTCGATCTACCGCCCGCTGGTGGATCACCTGGAGGAGCAGGTCGCCCGCGGCCGCCTCGTCCTCGTCGAGGTCGACGCGCATTTCCTGCCCGACACCCGCGGCGTCACCTACCGCACCGACCATTCGAAGACGACGATCGCGGTGAACAGTTTCGACCGCGCGGCGTCGCGTCTCGGCTATTTCCACAATGCCGGCTATTTCGAGATGGAGGGCGAGGACGTCGAGCATCTCCTCGGCTTCGGCGCCGTGGCGACGCCGATCCTGCCGCCCTATACGGAATTCGTGAAGGTCGCGGGCCCCGGCCTCTCCGGCCGGGCGCTGCGGGATGCGGCTCTCGCGCGCCTCGGCGGCCACTGGGCGCGGCGGCCCGAGCGCAATCCGGTTATCTCCTATCGCGACGCCCTTCAGCGCCATCTCGACTGGCTGGCGGGCGAACCGCCCTGCTCCTTCCACCCCTATGCCTTCAACACCGCCCGTCAGTTCGGCGCCAACATCGCGCTGCTCGGCGACCATCTCGCCTGGCTCGCGGGCCAGGGCGTCGGCGGGCTCGACCGGGCCGTGGCGCTGTGCGAGGCCATGTCGAACGGCATGAAGACCTTCCAGTTCCTGCTGGCACGGGCGCTCGCGCGCAAGAAGACGGAGGCGCTCGCCGCCGCCCTCGACGAGACCGCCGACCGTTACGACGCGCTCATGGCCGAGCTCGCCGCCGCCCTGCGCTTCCCCGTGGCCGAAACCCGGACGCTCGTTCGGGCCGCATCCTGA
- a CDS encoding amino acid--[acyl-carrier-protein] ligase has protein sequence MLAKTETATFLDDLFDTGLLIETGVDGLYGRSGLFEAIGDGFQAMVTRYGAADEPEVVRFPPAMSRQVFEKSGYMKSFPQLAGTVHCFCGNPADHVSLLQTIEQGGDWTEGQKASEIVLTPAACYPLYPTAAKRGTLPDEGRLFDLMSYCFRHEPSQDPARQQFFRMREFVRMGTPEQVTEFRASWLERGQALIAELGLPFTVDVANDPFFGRTGKMLAVNQRDQRLKFELLIAIESEEKPTACLSFNYHQDHFGKTFGLTTEGGEVGHTACVGFGHERVILALLKHYGTNVDRWPASLRHSLGL, from the coding sequence ATGCTCGCCAAGACCGAGACCGCGACCTTCCTCGACGACCTCTTCGACACGGGCCTGCTGATCGAAACCGGCGTCGACGGCCTCTACGGCCGCTCCGGCCTGTTCGAGGCGATCGGCGACGGCTTCCAGGCCATGGTGACGCGTTACGGCGCCGCGGACGAGCCGGAGGTGGTGCGCTTTCCGCCCGCCATGTCGCGCCAGGTCTTCGAGAAGTCCGGCTACATGAAGAGCTTCCCCCAGCTCGCCGGCACCGTGCACTGCTTCTGCGGCAACCCGGCCGACCACGTCAGCCTGCTGCAGACGATCGAACAGGGCGGCGACTGGACCGAGGGGCAGAAGGCGAGCGAGATCGTGCTGACGCCGGCCGCCTGCTACCCGCTCTATCCGACGGCGGCGAAGCGCGGCACCCTGCCGGACGAAGGCCGCCTCTTCGACCTCATGTCCTACTGCTTCCGCCACGAGCCCTCGCAGGATCCGGCGCGCCAGCAGTTCTTCCGCATGCGCGAATTCGTGCGGATGGGCACGCCCGAGCAGGTGACCGAGTTCCGCGCCTCCTGGCTGGAGCGCGGCCAGGCGCTGATCGCCGAGCTCGGCCTGCCCTTCACCGTGGACGTCGCCAACGACCCCTTCTTCGGCCGGACGGGCAAGATGCTGGCGGTCAACCAGCGCGACCAGCGGCTGAAGTTCGAGCTCCTCATCGCCATCGAGAGCGAGGAGAAGCCGACGGCTTGCCTGTCCTTCAACTACCACCAGGACCATTTCGGCAAGACCTTCGGCCTGACCACCGAGGGCGGCGAGGTCGGACACACCGCCTGCGTCGGCTTCGGCCACGAGCGGGTCATCCTGGCCCTCCTGAAGCACTACGGCACGAACGTGGACCGCTGGCCCGCCTCGCTGCGCCATTCGCTGGGGCTCTGA
- a CDS encoding acyl-CoA dehydrogenase family protein, with translation MLDRSESPRAPQGATTAARVKRVAEIAAAHADAVDREGRFPREAVEAMREARLLGMMIPTHLGGEGADFAEIAQVCTVLGGACSAAGMVFAMHQIKVSSLVHHGLDSDWHRAFMVRLADKQLLLGSATTEAGIGGDLRNSICSIVPDGDMVRLEKDATVISYGLDADAILATARRAPEAASSDQVMVVIEKHQASLVQTSVWDTLGMRGTTSHGFKLAATVPAAQVFPKPFAEIAAQSMLASSHLFWASLWFGIAGSALSKAQASVRAAARRMPNAVPPGAPRLAAAAAELAALKTIVRDGIARFEAARHDEDAINSMAFAVAMNAVKVEASRRAVGIVQEALTIIGIQGYKNDNPFSVGRQLRDILSAPLMIANDRILANTATMLLMSRLDTDLED, from the coding sequence ATGCTCGACCGGTCGGAATCCCCCAGGGCGCCCCAGGGCGCCACGACGGCCGCTCGCGTCAAGCGGGTCGCCGAGATCGCCGCCGCCCATGCGGACGCGGTCGACCGTGAAGGCCGCTTTCCGCGCGAGGCCGTCGAGGCCATGCGCGAGGCCCGCCTGCTCGGCATGATGATTCCGACCCACCTGGGTGGCGAAGGCGCCGATTTCGCCGAGATCGCCCAGGTCTGCACCGTGCTCGGCGGCGCCTGTTCGGCGGCCGGCATGGTCTTCGCCATGCACCAGATCAAGGTGTCGAGCCTCGTCCACCACGGGCTCGACAGCGACTGGCACCGCGCCTTCATGGTCCGGCTGGCGGACAAGCAGCTCCTGCTCGGGTCGGCCACCACGGAGGCCGGCATCGGCGGTGATCTGCGCAACTCCATCTGCTCCATCGTGCCGGACGGCGACATGGTGCGACTGGAGAAGGACGCGACCGTCATCTCCTACGGCCTCGACGCCGACGCCATCCTGGCCACCGCCCGCCGCGCCCCTGAGGCCGCCTCCTCCGACCAGGTCATGGTGGTGATCGAGAAGCACCAGGCGAGCCTCGTCCAGACCTCGGTCTGGGACACGCTCGGCATGCGCGGCACCACCTCGCACGGCTTCAAGCTGGCGGCGACCGTTCCCGCCGCCCAGGTCTTCCCCAAGCCCTTCGCTGAGATCGCGGCCCAGTCCATGCTGGCGAGTTCGCACCTGTTCTGGGCCTCGCTCTGGTTCGGCATCGCCGGCTCGGCCCTGTCGAAGGCGCAGGCGAGCGTGCGCGCCGCCGCCCGCCGCATGCCGAACGCCGTTCCGCCTGGCGCCCCGCGCCTCGCGGCGGCCGCCGCCGAACTCGCGGCGCTGAAGACGATCGTCCGCGACGGCATCGCCCGCTTCGAGGCGGCCCGGCACGACGAGGACGCCATCAATTCCATGGCCTTCGCCGTCGCCATGAACGCCGTGAAGGTCGAGGCCTCGCGCCGCGCCGTCGGCATCGTCCAGGAGGCGCTCACCATCATCGGCATCCAGGGCTACAAGAACGACAATCCCTTTTCGGTCGGACGGCAGCTGCGCGACATCCTGTCGGCGCCGCTCATGATCGCCAACGACCGCATCCTCGCCAACACCGCGACCATGCTGCTCATGTCGCGTCTCGACACCGATCTGGAGGACTGA
- a CDS encoding acyl carrier protein, with product MNSQIREIIARTVELPGGVADLADTSDLYDAGMTSFGSVQLMLALEEAFEVEFPERMLNRKLFSSIATIGAALEELRSENVGG from the coding sequence ATGAACAGTCAGATCCGAGAGATCATCGCCCGGACCGTCGAGTTGCCGGGCGGCGTGGCTGACCTTGCCGACACGAGCGACCTGTACGATGCCGGGATGACCTCCTTCGGCTCGGTGCAGCTGATGCTGGCGCTCGAGGAAGCCTTCGAGGTCGAGTTCCCCGAGCGCATGCTGAACCGCAAGCTGTTCTCCTCGATCGCCACGATCGGTGCCGCTCTCGAGGAGCTGCGCTCCGAGAACGTCGGAGGCTGA
- a CDS encoding GGDEF domain-containing protein — protein sequence MSGIALLLTQSLLYFGVMAVLFRLRHAMGLGAFLCALGVMHFLETYLAAVFFIQLPFGLLSPGSTVLFSGKLAIILLFYIREDAETVRQPIYGLLIGNFLMVALVATLRLYGPPVSLQGYNPDLALINQMGVLMVWGTTLLFIDAIALILVYERLRSLLPRSGVLRAGLSLAVILTFDQAAFFVGLRWVTGTPFDALIGGWIAKMAAALVYAVYIGLYLTLFERKRLEAAPEPLADIFHKLTYRHKYEELLGKSSHDVLTGALTRERFEALGPAMLSESYAGGRRMSLLILDIDHFKAINDRFGHVVGDAVLRRAGECLRAEIRAQDRMFRYGGEEFVLLCDGLPSAGAMNLAERLRSTVQDVLAREFEAAPTVSIGVATAPEDATTLPDLLNRADSRLYVAKRQGRNRVVGASGGEG from the coding sequence ATGTCCGGCATTGCCCTCCTCCTGACCCAGTCGCTCCTCTATTTCGGAGTCATGGCCGTCCTCTTCCGGCTGCGCCACGCCATGGGCCTCGGCGCCTTCCTCTGTGCGCTCGGGGTCATGCATTTCCTCGAGACCTACCTGGCCGCGGTCTTCTTCATCCAGCTGCCCTTCGGCCTCCTGTCGCCGGGATCGACGGTGCTGTTCTCCGGCAAGCTCGCCATCATCCTGCTGTTCTACATCCGCGAGGATGCCGAGACGGTTCGCCAGCCGATCTACGGCCTGCTCATCGGCAACTTCCTGATGGTCGCGCTCGTCGCGACGCTGCGCCTCTACGGGCCGCCGGTCTCGCTGCAGGGCTACAACCCCGACCTCGCCCTCATTAACCAGATGGGCGTGCTGATGGTCTGGGGCACGACCTTGCTCTTCATCGACGCCATCGCCCTCATTCTCGTCTACGAGCGGCTGCGCAGCCTGCTGCCGCGCTCGGGGGTGCTGCGCGCCGGCCTCAGCCTCGCGGTCATCCTCACCTTCGACCAGGCGGCCTTCTTCGTCGGATTGCGCTGGGTGACGGGCACGCCCTTCGATGCGCTGATCGGCGGCTGGATCGCCAAGATGGCCGCCGCCCTGGTCTATGCCGTATATATCGGCCTCTACCTGACCCTGTTCGAGCGGAAGAGGCTGGAGGCGGCGCCCGAGCCCCTGGCAGACATCTTCCACAAGCTCACCTACCGCCACAAATACGAGGAACTGCTCGGCAAGAGCAGCCACGACGTCCTCACCGGCGCCCTCACGCGCGAGCGCTTCGAGGCGCTGGGTCCCGCCATGCTCTCCGAATCCTATGCCGGCGGGCGCAGGATGAGCCTGCTCATCCTCGATATCGACCATTTCAAGGCCATCAACGACCGTTTCGGCCACGTGGTCGGCGACGCGGTGCTGCGCCGTGCCGGCGAGTGCCTGCGCGCCGAAATCCGCGCCCAGGACCGCATGTTCCGTTATGGCGGCGAGGAGTTCGTCCTTCTCTGCGACGGTCTGCCGTCCGCCGGCGCCATGAACCTGGCCGAACGCCTCCGCTCCACGGTCCAGGACGTTCTCGCCCGCGAGTTCGAGGCGGCGCCCACCGTCAGCATCGGCGTCGCCACCGCTCCGGAAGATGCGACGACCCTGCCGGATTTGCTGAACCGGGCGGATTCGCGCCTCTACGTCGCCAAGCGCCAAGGGCGCAACCGCGTCGTCGGCGCTTCGGGCGGCGAGGGCTAG
- a CDS encoding class I SAM-dependent methyltransferase: MQAAELDAQSIQKAYARWAPIYDPIFGRITTTGRKAAVAAASRVGGRILEVGVGTGIALPDYTRDCRVIGLDLSFDMLKIARRRVDEGLTNVEGILQMDAGRLAFGDASFDCVVAMYLITVVPDPEGVMAELNRVCKPGGEVILVNHFAAEGGIRALIEKAAAPFGDKLGWHPDFSFDRVMGEKELTMVEKKPAGFGGLFTLVRFRKATA, translated from the coding sequence ATGCAAGCCGCCGAGCTCGACGCCCAATCGATCCAGAAGGCCTATGCGCGCTGGGCACCGATCTACGATCCGATCTTCGGGCGCATTACCACCACCGGCCGCAAGGCGGCGGTGGCGGCGGCCTCTCGGGTTGGCGGCCGTATCCTCGAGGTCGGCGTCGGCACCGGCATCGCCCTGCCCGACTACACCCGCGACTGCCGGGTGATCGGGCTCGACCTGTCCTTCGACATGTTGAAGATCGCCCGCCGGCGGGTGGACGAGGGCCTGACCAACGTCGAGGGCATCCTGCAGATGGATGCCGGCCGGCTCGCCTTCGGCGACGCCAGCTTCGACTGCGTCGTCGCCATGTACCTCATCACCGTTGTGCCGGACCCCGAGGGCGTGATGGCCGAGCTCAACCGGGTCTGCAAGCCCGGCGGCGAGGTCATCCTGGTCAACCATTTCGCCGCCGAGGGCGGCATCCGCGCCCTCATCGAGAAGGCCGCGGCGCCCTTCGGCGACAAGCTCGGCTGGCACCCCGATTTCTCCTTCGACCGCGTCATGGGCGAGAAGGAGCTGACCATGGTCGAGAAGAAGCCGGCGGGCTTCGGCGGCCTGTTCACGCTGGTGCGCTTCCGGAAGGCCACGGCCTGA
- the mnmA gene encoding tRNA 2-thiouridine(34) synthase MnmA encodes MLNSLDIAKPPSATRVVVAMSGGVDSSVVAGLMAEQGYDVVGVTLQLYDHGAAIHRKGACCAGQDIHDARRVAERLGIPHYVLDYEERFRKAVIDRFAQSYADGETPIPCIDCNRHVKFTDLLETARDLGADALATGHYVSSRTSASGRRALFQPADADRDQSYFLFATTPDQLDLLRFPLGTMTKPETRDHARRFGLAIADKADSQDICFVPTGRYTSIVEKLKPEAAEAGDIVHVDGRVLGRHEGVMRFTVGQRRGIGIAASEPLYVVGLDATRRQVIVGPREALATHAVALRDFNWLGDAPLAEGETLACFAKVRSTRPPRPARLRLVDGEVEIELLDGEDGVAPGQACVLYDGAEGMARVLGGGFIRRRQPVAAARSAAALQATI; translated from the coding sequence ATGCTGAACAGCCTCGACATCGCCAAGCCCCCCTCCGCGACCCGCGTGGTCGTCGCCATGTCCGGCGGCGTCGATTCGTCGGTCGTGGCCGGCCTCATGGCCGAACAGGGCTACGACGTGGTCGGCGTCACGCTGCAGCTCTACGACCACGGGGCCGCCATCCACCGCAAGGGCGCCTGCTGCGCCGGCCAGGACATCCACGACGCCCGCCGCGTCGCCGAGCGGCTGGGCATTCCCCATTATGTCCTCGACTACGAGGAGCGGTTCAGGAAGGCGGTGATCGACCGCTTCGCCCAGTCCTATGCCGACGGCGAGACGCCGATCCCCTGCATCGACTGCAACCGCCACGTGAAGTTCACCGACCTCCTGGAAACGGCGCGCGACCTCGGCGCCGATGCCCTCGCGACGGGCCACTACGTGTCGAGCCGGACGTCTGCCTCCGGCCGCCGGGCGCTGTTCCAGCCCGCCGACGCCGACCGCGACCAGAGCTATTTCCTCTTCGCCACGACGCCGGACCAGCTCGACCTCTTGCGCTTCCCCCTCGGCACCATGACCAAGCCGGAGACGCGCGACCACGCCCGCCGCTTCGGCCTTGCCATCGCCGACAAGGCGGACAGCCAGGACATCTGCTTCGTGCCGACCGGGCGCTACACCTCCATCGTCGAGAAGCTGAAGCCGGAAGCGGCGGAGGCAGGCGACATCGTCCATGTCGACGGCCGGGTGCTCGGCCGCCACGAGGGCGTGATGCGATTCACCGTGGGCCAGCGCCGCGGCATCGGCATCGCCGCCAGCGAGCCGCTCTATGTCGTCGGGCTCGACGCCACCCGGCGGCAGGTGATCGTCGGCCCGCGCGAGGCGCTGGCCACCCACGCCGTCGCGCTGCGCGACTTCAACTGGCTCGGCGACGCGCCGCTCGCCGAGGGCGAGACGCTCGCCTGCTTCGCCAAGGTGCGCTCGACCCGCCCGCCGCGCCCGGCGCGGCTGCGCTTGGTGGACGGCGAGGTGGAGATCGAGTTGCTCGACGGCGAGGACGGCGTGGCACCCGGCCAGGCCTGCGTGCTTTACGACGGCGCCGAGGGAATGGCGCGAGTGCTCGGCGGCGGTTTCATCCGCCGGCGCCAGCCCGTCGCAGCGGCGCGCTCCGCCGCCGCGCTTCAGGCCACGATCTGA